In Brassica napus cultivar Da-Ae chromosome C2, Da-Ae, whole genome shotgun sequence, the sequence GCCCTACTGCCACCACCACGCAGCCTGGGAACTTGCATTCTCTAGATGCATCTAGTTCCGACAAACGATACTCCCGGTCAAGCTCAATGCCTTCCATGTCTCGTCCTCTTTCCTCCGGTTTCAACCCATCTTCCGAGATCACCACACCAGTTCAGGGAGGTTCCTTGAGTTGCAAGAAAAGTATTAAGAAATCGAACTCTACATCAAGGCTTTTAAACAAAGTTGCGGCTAAGGCCACTTCCATCAAAGATATCTTGAATGCTACTACAATACCATATGAAAGCTTTTCCAATGGCTTCCCTGAGCAGACTCGCAATGAAGAAGATAGTTCCAATGCTCTCGCTGACTTCGATCCCTTTTCTCAATCATTGTTGTACACTGATCACGAGATACATGCTACTTCTGATCTCGATATGGATCAGGGTTACGATTTCTCATATTTTCTCGAGACACTCGGGAGAGATGAGCACAACATGAATGTCGATCAGTATGGTCATGATCTTCCTATGTCAGATGTGTCACAAGACGTCGTCTCATCAACTAGCGTTGATGATCAAGACAATATGACTGGAAACTTCGAGGGTTGGTCAAATTATCTTCTTGACCATGCTGGTTTGATATATGACGACACTGAATATGATTTCTTCGATAAGCAAATCATATGAATCTTTTTATATTCGAACTGAACGGTTTCAAACTA encodes:
- the LOC106382746 gene encoding transcription factor MYB28-like (The RefSeq protein has 1 substitution and aligns at 91% coverage compared to this genomic sequence), which codes for MSRKPCCVGEGLKKGAWTTEEDKTLISYIHEHGEGGWRDIPQKAGLKRCGKSCRLRWTNYLKPEIKRGEFSSEEEQIIIMLHAARGNKWSVIARHLPRRTDNEIKNYWNTHLKKRLIEQGIDPVTHKPLASNTSPTATTTQPGNLHSLDASSSDKRYSRSSSMPSMPRPLSSGFNPSSEITTPVQGGSLSCKKSIKKSNSTSRLLNKVAAKATSIKDILNATTIPYESFSNGFPEQTRNEEDSSNALADFDPFSQSLLYTDHEIHATSDLDMDQGYDFSYFLETLGRDEHNMNVDQYGHDLPMSDVSQDVVSSTSVDDQDNMTGNFEGWSNYLLDHAGLIFFFFFFFFDKYVNFINRVMRQGDTISFEELKA